Proteins from one Plasmodium cynomolgi strain B DNA, chromosome 10, whole genome shotgun sequence genomic window:
- a CDS encoding hypothetical protein (putative), which translates to MNATRRLCTCSHQYREKKGATEFQHFACINRLKIFLSVLLFLLLLNAQTNRSNQTEKSQPSHASRRNLSAFIVNLKRCFTKDSSAEEETPTKVKQKTKDKEPKNIPANSTPLKKDLKTEIWDTIDALGPCMTQEEMIQLYFDIHDYLRRKFQIMVDELWVFTLSFAKEKNLREEYRSKYWWQCSDILTSNLMKMHANDLDDFANFLKKESNSNDEFKKYMADKINRWQNFTSEKKKMWMTILRNQLKKY; encoded by the exons ATGAATGCCACCAGGAGGTTATGCACATGTTCACATCAatatagggaaaaaaaaggggcaacagAATTCCAACATTTTGCCTGTATCAACCGTTTGAAGATCTTTCTTTCagtccttctttttcttctccttctg AACGCCCAAACTAACAGAAGCAACCAAACCGAAAAATCACAACCAAGCCACGCAAGTAGACGAAATTTGAGCGCGTTCATCGTAAACTTAAAAAGATGCTTCACAAAGGATAGCAGCGCAGAAGAAGAGACCCCGACAAAAgtcaaacaaaaaacaaaagataAGGAACCAAAAAACATTCCAGCAAATTCTACCCCGTTGAAGAAAGATCTGAAAACAGAAATATGGGACACCATTGATGCATTAGGACCATGTATGACCCAAGAAGAGATGATCCAATTGTACTTCGATATACACGATTATctaagaagaaaatttcaaattatgGTTGATGAGCTGTGGGTTTTTACTCTGTcatttgcaaaagaaaaaaatttaagagAGGAATATAGATCCAAATACTGGTGGCAGTGTAGTGACATCCTGACGAGCAATTTGATGAAAATGCATGCAAACGATTTAGACGACTTTGCCAACTTTCTAAAGAAGGAATCTAATTCTAATGATGAatttaagaaatatatggcggataaaataaataggTGGCAGAACTTCACatcggaaaagaaaaaaatgtggatgaCTATTTTGCGCAATCAGTTGAAAAAGTACTAA
- a CDS encoding hypothetical protein (putative): DKKKTNSPNGITKPRKFPECKAFQNDVDKLTESLKKLEEHTRSSDYDKYIKPLLYSMEILKPEKKKPSKKTSKAKKPAAPKKPAAPKKPAAPKKQVAAK, from the coding sequence gataaaaaaaagaccaacTCCCCAAATGGAATTACCAAACCAAGAAAATTTCCCGAATGCAAGGCATTCCAAAATGATGTGGACAAATTAACTGAATCCCTcaaaaaattagaagaaCATACTCGAAGCTCAGATTATGATAAATACATAAAGCCTTTATTGTACTCAATGGAAATTCTTAAacccgaaaaaaaaaaaccttccAAAAAAACATCCAAAGCAAAAAAACCAGCTGCACCAAAAAAACCAGCTGCACCGAAAAAACCAGCTGCACCGAAAAAACAGGTCGCAGCGAAA
- a CDS encoding hypothetical protein (putative), with the protein MKAIMNGSLCLRKIFLCSIFVLVYLSSAKCAYRDGSDILYSEDSTYDLAINEASTNSYESLAASIESLTASSESLAAGSESLAASSESLTGSSESLTASSESLTASSESLAAGSESLTESSESIASINESLNDFYGSEELISCEGEPNKKRFIGDVLRDGISEDDLLREDLFHVQEGSEEMLNDVLKNHSQKDLSTSENSLFEDDQSLKSGFRKNCSETSLDSYMGSFKNGRSRHGLDIDSDPHRRPTHGGNEPQGEEKSVNFKEHLGRQRNQQRNSVNIKLKNFYGEEKMYNSKKNRFIIKFMYYLPFVPIVAVIIILMILLLTTPKIGLTFLLCSPAVIAAFIYVMYSNRKQFKRTFGTRR; encoded by the exons ATGAAAGCAATAATGAATGGTTCCCTTTGTTTAAGGAAAATTTTCCTGTGTTCTATTTTCGTATTGGTATATCTCAGTTCTGCTAAG TGTGCGTACCGAGACGGATCTGACATATTGTACAGCGAAGACTCCACATATGATTTAGCAATCAACGAAGCATCCACCAACAGCTATGAATCTTTAGCAGCAAGTATTGAATCTCTAACAGCAAGTAGTGAGTCTCTAGCAGCAGGTAGTGAATCTCTAGCAGCAAGTAGTGAATCTCTAACAGGAAGTAGTGAATCTCTAACAGCAAGTAGTGAATCTCTAACAGCAAGCAGTGAGTCTCTAGCAGCAGGTAGTGAATCTCTAACAGAAAGTAGTGAATCTATAGCATCAATTAATGAATCCCTGAATGACTTTTATGGCAGCGAAGAATTGATATCATGTGAAGGAGAgccaaataaaaagagattCATAGGAGATGTCTTAAGGGATGGAATATCTGAGGATGATCTATTAAGAGAAGATTTATTTCATGTACAAGAAGGATCCGAAGAAATGCTAAAtgacgttttaaaaaatcattcCCAAAAAGATTTATCTACTAGCGAAAATAGTTTATTCGAAGATGATCAGTCATTGAAAAGTGGCTTCAGAAAAAACTGCTCAGAAACTAGTCTGGACAGCTATATGggaagttttaaaaatggaagatcTAGACACGGATTGGATATAGATTCGGATCCACATAGAAGGCCTACGCATGGAGGTAATGAACCACAAGGAGAGGAGAAATCTGTGAACTTCAAAGAACATCTAGGGAGACAAAGGAACCAACAAAGGAAtagtgtaaatataaaattaaaaaatttttacggagaagaaaaaatgtataattcgaagaaaaatagatttattataaaatttatgtactATCTGCCGTTTGTCCCAATTGTTGCagtgataataattttaatgattCTTCTACTCACGACCCCCAAGATTGGTTTGACTTTTTTGTTATGTAGCCCTGCTGTTATAGCAGCTTTTATATACGTGATGTATTCAAACAGAAAACAATTCAAACGTACATTTGGAACAAGGAGATAA
- a CDS encoding hypothetical protein (putative), whose translation MVAKNAFSCEVAEFQKKEKSNVHKYSGKALALTLLLVLIGCSANVVRVFSPDFKNISKHSSKLYDLLFIKWPTFENAKNCGNGVEKKFSGKNMRILFVNHGNVMSFDSEESLEDLDTRSTTVGGNDDTFSYSSNESLNPSERENLLKEDDDDYYYYDFSEFLSKEKFNENNFITLNNKFKGKMKKPISILCAVTSAIVLYYCPQVLIPIMILLIIFAIGLGIHLKFLNKHKKRENDF comes from the exons atggttgCAAAGAACGCTTTTTCATGCGAAGTTGCGGAATTccaaaagaaggaaaaatcaaACGTCCACAAGTACAGTGGAAAGGCCCTTGCATTAACCCTCCTGTTAGTGCTCATAGGATGCAGCGCCAACGTGGTACGTGTATTCTCCCCTGATTTTAAGAACATATCAAAGCATTCTTCCAAATTATAcgatttattatttattaaatgg cCTACCTTTGAGAATGCAAAAAACTGCGGAAAtggtgtagaaaaaaaattcagtgGAAAAAACATgagaattttatttgtaaatcACGGAAATGTTATGTCATTTGATAGTGAAGAAAGCTTAGAGGATTTAGACACGCGATCTACTACTGTGGGGGGTAACGATGACACTTTTTCTTATTCCAGTAATGAATCCTTGAACCCATCTGAGagagaaaatttattaaaagaagatgatgatgatTATTACTATTATGATTTTTCAGAATTTTTGTCCAAAGAGAAATTTAACGAGAATAACTTTATAACTTTGAATAACAAATtcaaggggaaaatgaaaaagccAATATCTATCCTTTGCGCTGTGACATCTGCGATAGTACTGTACTATTGCCCACAAGTGTTGATTCCTATTATGATACTGttaatcatttttgcaataGGATTGGgtatacatttaaaattcCTTaacaaacataaaaaaagagaaaatgaTTTCTAG